Proteins co-encoded in one Paracoccus aestuarii genomic window:
- a CDS encoding ABC transporter ATP-binding protein, which yields MNAPSDMKGGRPDAAAPAAIELRGISKAFGPVQANRNINLTVPRGTIHGIIGENGAGKSTLMSILYGFYKPDEGQILVGGQPITIADSQTAIRAGIGMVFQHFKLVQNFTVLENIILGVEDGPMLRPSLSKARGVLKRLAAEYQLNVDPDEVVENLSVGHQQRVEILKALYRQADLLILDEPTGVLTPAEADHLFRILEGLRDEGKTIILITHKLREIMEITDNVSVMRRGEMVASVRTAQTSPEELAELMVGRKVLLNVEKTPARPDAPVLEVRDLTMIDDDGVERLRGISLDIRAGEILGIAGVSGNGQTQLLEILGGYPEKGAKVTGDVRMNGAPLPLSGRGCDAGQRRRDGIGHIPEDRQVEGLIMDFTAWENVAFGWQDAPEFNRGALMDNDAIRRDAQAKMERFDVRPRDCWLAARNFSGGNQQKLVVAREIERNPDLLLIGQPTRGVDIGAIEFIHKQIVALRDAGKAVLLVSVELDEILALSDRVAVMFDGRIMGERLPDQTTTGELGLLMAGITDTENTPDSAGIPPGQAHVDELPEGSA from the coding sequence ATGAACGCCCCGAGCGACATGAAAGGGGGGCGGCCGGACGCGGCCGCCCCCGCTGCCATCGAGCTGCGCGGCATCTCGAAGGCATTCGGGCCGGTCCAGGCGAACCGCAACATCAACCTCACGGTTCCGCGCGGCACGATCCACGGGATCATCGGCGAGAACGGCGCCGGGAAATCGACGCTGATGTCGATCCTCTACGGCTTCTACAAGCCGGACGAGGGCCAGATCCTGGTGGGCGGCCAGCCGATCACCATCGCCGACAGCCAGACCGCGATCCGCGCGGGCATCGGCATGGTCTTCCAGCATTTCAAGCTGGTGCAGAATTTCACCGTCCTGGAGAACATCATCCTGGGCGTCGAGGACGGGCCGATGCTGCGCCCGTCGCTGTCCAAGGCGCGCGGGGTGCTGAAACGTCTGGCCGCCGAATACCAGCTGAACGTGGATCCCGACGAGGTGGTGGAAAACCTTTCCGTCGGGCACCAGCAGCGGGTCGAGATCCTGAAGGCGCTGTATCGCCAGGCCGATCTGCTGATCCTGGACGAACCCACCGGCGTGCTGACCCCGGCCGAGGCGGACCACCTGTTCCGCATCCTGGAAGGGCTGCGCGACGAGGGCAAGACGATCATCCTGATCACCCACAAGCTGCGCGAGATCATGGAGATCACCGACAATGTGTCGGTCATGCGCCGCGGCGAAATGGTGGCGTCAGTCCGCACCGCTCAGACCAGCCCCGAGGAGCTGGCCGAGCTGATGGTCGGGCGCAAGGTCCTGCTGAACGTCGAAAAGACCCCCGCCCGGCCCGATGCGCCGGTCCTGGAGGTGCGCGACCTGACCATGATCGACGATGACGGGGTCGAGCGTCTGCGCGGCATCAGCCTGGACATCCGCGCGGGCGAGATCCTGGGGATCGCCGGGGTGAGCGGCAACGGCCAGACCCAGCTGCTGGAGATCCTGGGCGGATACCCGGAAAAGGGCGCCAAGGTCACCGGCGATGTGCGCATGAACGGCGCGCCCCTGCCCCTGTCCGGGCGCGGCTGCGATGCGGGCCAGCGCCGCCGCGACGGCATCGGCCACATCCCCGAGGATCGTCAGGTCGAAGGCCTGATCATGGATTTCACCGCATGGGAGAACGTGGCCTTCGGCTGGCAGGACGCGCCCGAATTCAACCGCGGCGCGCTGATGGACAATGACGCCATCCGCCGCGACGCCCAGGCCAAGATGGAGCGTTTCGATGTGCGGCCCCGCGACTGCTGGCTGGCGGCGCGCAACTTCTCGGGCGGGAACCAGCAGAAGCTCGTTGTCGCGCGCGAGATCGAGCGCAATCCCGACCTGCTGCTGATCGGCCAGCCGACGCGCGGCGTCGATATCGGCGCGATCGAATTCATCCACAAGCAGATCGTGGCGCTGCGCGACGCGGGCAAGGCCGTGCTGCTGGTCAGCGTCGAGCTGGACGAGATCCTGGCCCTGTCGGACCGCGTGGCCGTGATGTTCGACGGCCGGATCATGGGCGAACGCCTGCCCGACCAGACCACGACCGGGGAGCTGGGCCTGCTGATGGCCGGGATCACCGATACGGAAAACACCCCCGACAGCGCCGGCATCCCGCCGGGGCAGGCGCATGTCGACGAATTGCCGGAAGGGTCCGCCTGA
- a CDS encoding sugar transferase, which translates to MTIHHDWDKTDAARLTAPKMAWFMGEATAPGVNPMPTSKRVFDIALALALLVPLSVVMLSVALILLILQGRPIFYAAHRMRAPNQPFTQWKFRTMLCEEDDFGATGAHKAWRITPVGRFLRRSRIDELPQLFNILRGDMSFVGPRPPLREYVERFPAVYGQVLHSRPGVTGLATLIYHRHEDRILARCKSAEATEAAYYRRCLPAKLKIDLIYQRHRTLRLDLWILWHTLKIVISRRDERPRRRRRGRSYLPVGPSRKGSEG; encoded by the coding sequence GTGACGATCCACCATGACTGGGACAAGACAGACGCGGCCCGGTTGACCGCGCCCAAGATGGCCTGGTTCATGGGCGAAGCGACCGCGCCCGGCGTCAACCCGATGCCGACCAGCAAGCGCGTCTTCGACATCGCGCTGGCGCTGGCGCTGTTGGTGCCGCTCTCCGTCGTGATGCTGTCGGTGGCCCTGATCCTGCTGATCCTGCAGGGGCGTCCCATCTTCTATGCCGCGCATCGGATGCGCGCGCCGAACCAGCCCTTCACCCAGTGGAAGTTCCGCACCATGCTGTGCGAGGAGGACGATTTCGGCGCCACCGGCGCGCACAAGGCCTGGCGCATCACCCCGGTCGGGCGCTTCCTGCGCCGCTCGCGCATCGACGAGCTGCCGCAGCTGTTCAACATCCTGCGCGGCGACATGAGCTTTGTCGGGCCCCGCCCGCCGCTGCGCGAATATGTCGAACGCTTTCCCGCCGTCTATGGCCAGGTGCTGCATTCGCGGCCCGGCGTCACCGGGCTTGCCACGCTGATCTATCACCGCCACGAGGACCGCATCCTGGCCCGCTGCAAATCGGCCGAGGCGACCGAGGCCGCCTATTACCGCCGCTGTCTGCCCGCGAAGCTGAAGATCGACCTGATCTATCAGCGGCACCGGACGCTGCGGCTGGACCTGTGGATCCTGTGGCACACGCTGAAGATCGTGATCTCGCGCCGCGACGAACGCCCCCGCCGCCGTCGGCGCGGCCGCAGCTATCTGCCTGTCGGGCCGTCCCGGAAGGGGTCCGAGGGGTAG
- the truA gene encoding tRNA pseudouridine(38-40) synthase TruA — translation MPRFALKVEYDGAPFAGWQAQADQPSVQGAIETALARLDPGFAAGARIAAAGRTDAGVHATGQVAHADLARDWDPFRLAEALNWHLKPAPVAILAAARVDDDFHARFSARERRYTFRLVARRAPLTHGRGQVWQVLNPLDAALMRAGAAHLVGHHDFTTFRSSICQAKSPVKSIDEITIEESPVPHGCEYRFHLRARSFLHNQVRSIVGTLERVGAGSWAPERVRDALAARDRAACGPVCPPQGLYLTGVGYPSDPFRDGPTGR, via the coding sequence ATGCCCCGCTTTGCATTGAAGGTCGAATATGACGGCGCCCCCTTCGCCGGCTGGCAGGCTCAGGCCGATCAGCCGAGCGTGCAGGGCGCGATCGAGACCGCGCTGGCGCGCCTCGACCCCGGCTTTGCGGCGGGCGCGCGGATCGCGGCGGCGGGCCGCACCGATGCGGGTGTGCATGCCACGGGCCAGGTCGCCCATGCGGATCTGGCGCGGGACTGGGATCCGTTCCGCCTGGCCGAGGCGCTGAACTGGCACCTGAAGCCCGCCCCCGTGGCGATCCTGGCGGCGGCGCGGGTCGATGACGATTTCCACGCCCGGTTCTCCGCGCGTGAGCGGCGATACACCTTCCGGCTGGTGGCGCGGCGCGCGCCGCTGACCCATGGGCGCGGCCAGGTCTGGCAGGTGCTGAACCCGCTGGATGCGGCGCTGATGCGGGCGGGGGCCGCGCATCTGGTCGGGCATCACGATTTCACGACCTTCCGATCCTCGATCTGCCAAGCGAAAAGCCCGGTGAAATCCATCGACGAGATCACGATCGAGGAAAGCCCCGTCCCCCATGGGTGCGAATACCGCTTTCACCTGCGGGCGCGGTCCTTCCTGCACAACCAGGTGCGCAGCATCGTCGGCACCTTGGAGCGGGTGGGCGCGGGGTCATGGGCGCCGGAGCGTGTGCGCGATGCGCTGGCGGCGCGGGACCGGGCGGCCTGTGGGCCGGTCTGCCCGCCGCAGGGCCTCTATCTGACGGGGGTGGGCTACCCCTCGGACCCCTTCCGGGACGGCCCGACAGGCAGATAG
- a CDS encoding ABC transporter permease: protein MNIRESLIAFIVLGICLIWAFADGPAAQQGIGSALRLMTPLLLACLAGLYSERAGVFDIGLEGKMLMAAFTAASVAYITGSAWLGLAAGIGGSLALSLIHGLASITFMGNQLISGVAINFLASGLTVLIGQNAFGLGGRTPSLTGAGRFQPITLPFAAELREVPVLGPIYSGLISGQTILVYVAFAMVPITWWVLFRTRFGLRLRAVGENPASVDTAGVSVTRLRYTAVAICGILCGIAGAYLATGLSAGFVKEMTAGRGFIALAALIFAKWRPWQALFATFLFGLLESIANLYPNLDLGIITVPSMFMNALPYILTVIILAGFVGRAIPPRAGGQPYVKER, encoded by the coding sequence ATGAACATCCGCGAATCGCTGATCGCCTTTATCGTGCTGGGCATCTGCCTGATCTGGGCCTTTGCCGACGGCCCCGCCGCCCAGCAGGGCATCGGCAGCGCGCTGCGCCTGATGACGCCCCTGTTGCTGGCCTGTCTGGCGGGGCTTTATTCCGAACGCGCCGGGGTCTTCGACATCGGGCTGGAGGGCAAGATGCTGATGGCGGCCTTCACCGCCGCATCGGTCGCCTATATCACCGGCAGCGCCTGGCTGGGCCTGGCCGCCGGGATCGGCGGGTCGCTGGCCCTGTCGCTGATCCACGGGCTGGCATCCATCACCTTCATGGGCAACCAGCTGATCTCGGGCGTGGCGATCAACTTCCTGGCCTCGGGACTGACGGTGCTGATCGGGCAGAACGCCTTCGGCCTGGGCGGGCGGACGCCGTCGCTGACGGGTGCGGGGCGGTTCCAGCCCATCACCCTGCCCTTCGCGGCCGAGCTGCGCGAGGTGCCGGTGCTGGGCCCGATCTATTCGGGGCTGATCTCCGGCCAGACGATCCTGGTCTATGTGGCCTTCGCCATGGTGCCGATCACCTGGTGGGTGTTGTTCCGCACCCGGTTCGGGTTGCGCCTGCGGGCGGTGGGGGAAAACCCCGCATCGGTGGATACGGCGGGCGTGTCGGTCACCCGGCTGCGTTACACGGCCGTGGCGATCTGCGGGATCCTCTGCGGCATCGCCGGGGCCTATCTGGCGACCGGCCTGTCCGCAGGCTTCGTCAAGGAGATGACCGCCGGGCGCGGCTTCATCGCGCTGGCGGCGCTGATCTTCGCCAAGTGGCGGCCGTGGCAGGCGCTGTTCGCGACCTTCCTCTTCGGGCTGCTGGAATCCATCGCGAACCTCTATCCGAACCTGGATCTGGGGATCATCACGGTGCCGTCCATGTTCATGAACGCCCTGCCCTATATCCTGACCGTCATCATCCTGGCGGGCTTCGTGGGCCGCGCCATCCCCCCCCGTGCCGGAGGACAGCCCTATGTCAAGGAGCGCTGA
- a CDS encoding ABC transporter permease, which translates to MDKMPKWADVILTPLISLILAMGISALVILAIGESPWMALKTMVEGALGSSYGWGFTLYYATNFIFTGLAVAVAYHASLFNIGGEGQAAMGGLGVALVLLYLPLPHWGLALPAAMIGAALFGAAWAFIPALLQAKRGSHIVITTIMFNFIAAAVLNYVLVNLLRPTGSMDPATARFPAETNLPALTDIAAGFGMVWGRNTPANVTFLVALAACFLVWVLIWRTRLGYQIRALGKSEPGAIYAGINPVRITIIAMMISGGLAGMMAINNVMGEAGRLVLNAVEGAGFIGIAVALMGRNHPFGILLAALLFGFLYQGGGELALWTSIPRELIVVIQALVILFTGALDNMVRMPLERAFLAMRRNRGAAK; encoded by the coding sequence ATGGACAAGATGCCGAAATGGGCCGATGTCATCCTGACGCCGCTGATCTCGCTGATCCTGGCGATGGGGATATCCGCGCTGGTCATCCTGGCCATCGGGGAAAGCCCCTGGATGGCGCTGAAGACCATGGTCGAGGGGGCGCTCGGATCCTCCTATGGCTGGGGATTCACGCTGTATTACGCGACGAACTTCATCTTTACCGGGCTGGCCGTGGCGGTCGCCTATCACGCCAGCCTCTTCAATATCGGGGGCGAGGGGCAGGCCGCGATGGGGGGCCTGGGGGTGGCGCTGGTGCTGCTCTATCTGCCGCTGCCGCATTGGGGGCTGGCGCTGCCCGCCGCGATGATCGGGGCGGCGCTCTTCGGGGCGGCCTGGGCCTTCATCCCGGCGCTGCTGCAGGCCAAGCGGGGCAGCCATATCGTCATCACCACGATCATGTTCAACTTCATCGCCGCGGCGGTGCTGAACTATGTGCTGGTGAACCTGCTGCGCCCGACGGGCAGCATGGACCCCGCCACCGCCCGCTTTCCGGCCGAGACGAACCTGCCCGCCCTGACCGACATCGCCGCAGGCTTCGGCATGGTCTGGGGCCGCAACACGCCCGCCAACGTGACCTTCCTGGTGGCGCTGGCGGCCTGTTTCCTGGTCTGGGTGCTGATCTGGCGCACGCGGCTCGGCTATCAGATCCGCGCGCTCGGCAAATCCGAACCCGGCGCGATCTATGCGGGCATCAACCCGGTGCGCATCACGATCATCGCCATGATGATCTCGGGTGGGCTGGCCGGCATGATGGCCATCAACAATGTCATGGGCGAGGCCGGGCGCCTGGTCCTGAACGCGGTCGAGGGCGCGGGCTTCATCGGCATCGCCGTCGCGCTGATGGGCCGCAACCATCCCTTTGGCATCCTGCTGGCGGCGCTCTTGTTCGGGTTCCTCTATCAGGGCGGGGGTGAGCTGGCGCTCTGGACCTCGATCCCGCGCGAGCTGATTGTGGTGATCCAGGCCTTGGTGATCCTGTTCACCGGCGCGCTGGACAACATGGTCCGCATGCCGCTAGAGCGCGCCTTCCTGGCCATGCGCCGCAACCGGGGGGCGGCGAAATGA
- a CDS encoding NifU family protein, translating into MFIQTETTPNPATLKFLPGDTVLGSGTADFPSPDTGASSPLARRIFAVEGVTGVFLGRDFVTVTKADDVPWDHLKPSVLGAIMEHYQSGAPAIEGAAPESAGHAAHDGPDAEIVGQIKELLDTRVRPAVAQDGGDITFHGFDRGVVYLHMQGACAGCPSSTLTLKMGIENLLRHYIPEVVEVRPVA; encoded by the coding sequence ATGTTCATCCAGACCGAGACGACCCCGAACCCCGCCACGCTGAAATTCCTGCCCGGTGACACGGTTCTGGGCAGCGGAACGGCCGATTTCCCGTCGCCCGATACCGGCGCCTCGTCGCCGCTGGCGCGGCGGATCTTCGCGGTCGAGGGCGTGACGGGCGTGTTCCTGGGCCGCGATTTCGTGACCGTGACCAAGGCCGATGACGTGCCATGGGACCATCTGAAGCCCTCGGTCCTGGGCGCGATCATGGAGCATTACCAGTCCGGTGCCCCCGCGATCGAGGGGGCCGCGCCCGAAAGTGCGGGCCATGCCGCCCATGACGGCCCCGATGCCGAGATCGTCGGCCAGATCAAGGAGCTGCTGGACACCCGCGTGCGCCCCGCGGTGGCCCAGGATGGCGGCGACATCACCTTTCACGGCTTCGACCGGGGCGTGGTCTATCTGCACATGCAGGGGGCCTGCGCGGGTTGCCCGTCATCGACCCTGACGCTGAAGATGGGGATCGAGAACCTGCTGCGCCACTATATCCCCGAAGTGGTCGAGGTCCGGCCCGTTGCCTGA
- a CDS encoding BMP family lipoprotein: MSLMKSLLAGSAMAVLSTGAALADPALIYDLGGKFDKSFNEAGFMGAQRWVEETGGSYRELEMQSEAQREQALRRLAESGSNPIVMVGFAFGDVLTQVAGDYPDTRFAIIDMVVEAPNVQSIVFTEQEGSYLAGVMAGMASETGTVGFIGGMDIPLIHKFHCGFAQGFKSVQPEGRVLMNFTGTTPAAWNDPVRGSELARAQKSQGADVIYAAAGGTGIGVLQAAADEGILSIGVDSNQNALHPGQVLTSMVKRVDNAVFDAFTAGTDLEPGIRVMDLAAEGVDVAVDENNADLVTAEMQAAVDEARAAITSGEVEVHDYMTDNTCPAA, encoded by the coding sequence ATGTCCCTGATGAAATCGCTGCTTGCGGGCTCGGCCATGGCCGTGCTGTCCACCGGTGCGGCGCTGGCCGATCCGGCGCTGATCTATGACCTGGGCGGCAAGTTCGACAAGTCGTTCAACGAGGCGGGCTTCATGGGCGCGCAGCGGTGGGTCGAGGAGACCGGCGGGTCCTATCGCGAGCTGGAGATGCAGTCCGAGGCGCAGCGCGAGCAGGCGCTCCGCCGTCTGGCCGAAAGCGGGTCGAACCCGATCGTGATGGTGGGCTTTGCCTTTGGCGACGTGCTGACCCAGGTGGCGGGCGATTACCCCGACACGCGCTTTGCGATCATCGACATGGTCGTCGAGGCGCCGAACGTCCAGTCGATCGTCTTCACCGAACAGGAGGGCAGCTACCTGGCCGGCGTCATGGCCGGCATGGCGTCCGAGACCGGCACGGTCGGCTTCATCGGCGGCATGGACATCCCGCTGATCCACAAGTTCCATTGCGGCTTTGCCCAGGGGTTCAAGTCGGTCCAGCCCGAGGGGCGCGTGCTGATGAACTTCACCGGCACCACCCCCGCCGCCTGGAACGACCCGGTGCGCGGCAGCGAACTGGCCCGCGCGCAGAAATCCCAAGGCGCCGACGTGATCTATGCGGCAGCCGGCGGCACCGGCATCGGCGTGCTGCAGGCGGCGGCGGATGAGGGCATCCTGTCGATCGGCGTGGACAGCAACCAGAACGCGCTGCATCCGGGCCAGGTGCTGACCTCGATGGTCAAGCGCGTGGACAACGCCGTCTTCGACGCCTTCACCGCCGGCACGGATCTGGAGCCGGGCATCCGGGTCATGGACCTGGCCGCCGAGGGCGTGGACGTCGCCGTGGACGAGAACAACGCCGATCTGGTCACCGCCGAGATGCAGGCCGCCGTGGATGAGGCGCGCGCCGCCATCACCTCGGGCGAGGTCGAGGTGCATGACTACATGACCGACAACACCTGCCCGGCCGCCTGA
- the tsaB gene encoding tRNA (adenosine(37)-N6)-threonylcarbamoyltransferase complex dimerization subunit type 1 TsaB has translation MPDRITLGFDTSAAHCAAALLRGDVLIAHRQEEMAKGQAERLMPLLEEMLAEAGLAWADLDVIGVGTGPGNFTGIRLGVAAARGLALALERPAIGVPATEALAWGLARPCRIVIPGRGGQVIWQDLMPEEPEGGSRPQQAADGALPPGPAPAAPAVGIADGVARLARTRAAIGPAPRPAPLYLRPADAAPARDAPPVILDT, from the coding sequence TTGCCTGACCGGATCACCTTGGGTTTCGACACATCGGCCGCGCATTGCGCGGCCGCTTTGCTGCGCGGTGACGTCTTGATCGCCCACAGGCAGGAGGAGATGGCCAAGGGTCAGGCCGAGCGCCTGATGCCCCTGCTGGAGGAGATGCTGGCCGAGGCGGGGCTGGCCTGGGCGGATCTGGACGTGATCGGCGTGGGCACGGGGCCGGGCAATTTCACCGGCATCCGCTTGGGCGTGGCGGCCGCGCGGGGGCTGGCCTTGGCGCTGGAGCGCCCGGCGATCGGCGTGCCCGCGACCGAGGCCCTGGCCTGGGGTCTGGCCCGGCCCTGCCGCATCGTGATCCCCGGCCGCGGCGGCCAGGTGATCTGGCAGGACCTGATGCCGGAGGAGCCCGAGGGGGGCAGCCGTCCGCAGCAAGCTGCGGACGGCGCGCTGCCGCCCGGCCCCGCGCCGGCTGCGCCGGCAGTCGGGATCGCCGACGGCGTCGCGCGCCTGGCCCGCACCCGGGCCGCCATCGGCCCCGCGCCGCGCCCGGCGCCCCTTTATCTACGCCCGGCGGATGCGGCCCCCGCCCGCGACGCGCCCCCCGTCATCCTGGACACATGA
- a CDS encoding universal stress protein — protein MRKFLVLLDDSKECLNAMRFAAMRAAKSQGASVVILSVITAEEIQHGFGVAEVMRAEARERIEAHFEVFAKWMRTRPGVEPELVIREGDTAEELLAQITEDGEVGVVVIGLSTDKSSTNPVLTKLLRDPTALPCAITLVPGDLSKDRLEAIT, from the coding sequence ATGCGCAAGTTTCTGGTTCTTCTGGACGACAGCAAGGAATGCCTGAACGCGATGCGCTTTGCCGCGATGCGGGCGGCGAAGTCGCAGGGCGCGTCGGTCGTCATCCTGTCGGTCATCACCGCCGAGGAGATCCAGCACGGCTTCGGCGTGGCCGAGGTGATGCGCGCCGAGGCGCGCGAACGGATCGAGGCGCATTTCGAGGTCTTCGCCAAATGGATGCGGACCCGGCCCGGGGTGGAACCCGAACTGGTCATCCGCGAAGGCGACACCGCCGAGGAGCTGCTGGCCCAGATCACCGAGGATGGCGAGGTGGGCGTCGTCGTCATCGGCCTGTCCACCGACAAGAGCAGCACGAACCCCGTCCTGACGAAGTTGCTGCGCGACCCCACCGCCCTGCCCTGCGCGATCACCCTGGTTCCGGGCGACCTGTCCAAGGACCGGCTGGAGGCGATCACCTGA
- a CDS encoding GNAT family N-acetyltransferase, whose amino-acid sequence MSPEALAALHARCFTLPPPWPATAFAAMLDMPGVFLLTEGRDAFLLGRALAGEAELLTLAVAPEARRGGVGRRLTAAFAGRAARMGADQAFLEVACDNLAARALYSAQGWLEAGRRRRYYGPATDAIVMRLTLRVIQEGG is encoded by the coding sequence ATGAGCCCCGAGGCCTTGGCCGCGCTGCATGCGCGCTGCTTCACCCTGCCGCCGCCTTGGCCCGCCACGGCCTTTGCCGCGATGCTGGACATGCCGGGGGTGTTCCTGCTGACCGAGGGCCGCGACGCCTTCCTGCTGGGCCGGGCGCTGGCGGGCGAGGCCGAGCTGTTGACCCTGGCCGTCGCGCCCGAGGCGCGCAGGGGCGGCGTGGGGCGGCGGCTGACTGCCGCATTCGCGGGCAGGGCGGCGCGGATGGGCGCGGATCAGGCCTTTCTGGAGGTCGCCTGCGACAACCTTGCGGCACGCGCGCTCTATTCCGCGCAGGGCTGGCTGGAAGCCGGCCGCAGACGCCGCTATTACGGGCCCGCGACGGATGCGATCGTCATGCGTCTGACGCTGCGTGTCATCCAAGAAGGCGGTTGA
- a CDS encoding 5-bromo-4-chloroindolyl phosphate hydrolysis family protein, protein MVTDLAAFGLVASGMYMTREGLVAQAGFEARRVAKRPAIPRKLFGGALAGMGLGLGAAMPGAWAEAGLIGAAGMVLHQIAFGLDPWRDKRPDGVDGFQQDRAQRMIDEAEGNLQAMQQAIARLGDRRLTGRVMGFDASVRQLFDRLRDNPGGLGSARRYLGVYLQGARDATVRFADLYVVTGDGAARAAYEAFMDDLQRDFAARADRLLDGDRDALDVEMSVLRDRLAREGLTGAATRLAPEDRPALQSQEAQTLDDLLRMPFPGQKTPRD, encoded by the coding sequence ATGGTCACCGACCTGGCGGCCTTCGGCCTGGTGGCCAGCGGCATGTACATGACGCGCGAGGGGCTGGTCGCGCAGGCCGGGTTCGAGGCGCGCCGCGTGGCCAAGCGCCCGGCCATTCCGCGCAAGCTGTTCGGCGGCGCGCTGGCGGGGATGGGGCTGGGCCTCGGGGCCGCCATGCCGGGGGCCTGGGCCGAGGCCGGGTTGATCGGCGCTGCGGGCATGGTGCTGCACCAGATCGCCTTCGGCCTGGACCCGTGGCGCGACAAGCGCCCCGACGGCGTGGACGGGTTCCAGCAGGACCGCGCCCAACGCATGATCGACGAGGCCGAGGGGAATCTGCAGGCCATGCAGCAGGCCATCGCGCGGCTTGGCGACCGGCGGCTGACCGGGCGGGTGATGGGCTTTGACGCCTCGGTCCGCCAGCTGTTCGACCGGCTGCGCGACAATCCCGGCGGGCTGGGATCGGCGCGGCGCTATCTGGGCGTCTATCTGCAGGGCGCGCGCGATGCGACGGTACGCTTTGCCGACCTCTATGTGGTGACCGGCGATGGGGCCGCGCGGGCGGCCTACGAGGCCTTCATGGACGATCTGCAGCGCGACTTCGCCGCCCGGGCCGACCGGCTGCTGGACGGCGACCGCGACGCGCTGGATGTCGAGATGTCGGTCCTGCGCGACCGCTTGGCGCGCGAGGGGCTGACCGGCGCCGCCACCCGCCTGGCCCCCGAGGACCGCCCCGCCCTGCAGAGCCAGGAGGCGCAGACCTTGGACGACCTGCTGCGCATGCCCTTTCCCGGCCAGAAGACCCCGCGCGACTGA